A single window of Oreochromis aureus strain Israel breed Guangdong linkage group 7, ZZ_aureus, whole genome shotgun sequence DNA harbors:
- the e2f4 gene encoding transcription factor E2F4, translated as MMELESASNRGDLVAVGDSLQPQTPSRHEKSLGLLTTKFVTLLQEAKDGVLDLKAAADTLAVRQKRRIYDITNVLEGIGLIEKKSKNSIQWKGVGPGCNTREIADKLIDLKAELDDLALREHELDQQRVWVQQSIKNVTDDSNNSPMAYVKHEDLCGAFKGDTLLAIRAPIGTQLEVPIPESVLNGQRKYQIRLKSTSGPIEVLLVNKDPSSASPVVLPVPPPDDVLQNLPAPTPTSQMPTATTQVPKTAVAPPTKTAPVTSAPSAIQTATEVTATTALSPTTETPAAITQQLQSSASLDGPTSSSASAGFEPMKSGPSELLDFSEMFDPTKEIMSGDLLEDLMSSEVFSPLLRLSPPPSDHDYIYNLDETEGLCDLFDVPILNL; from the exons ATGATGGAGCTGGAGTCGGCCAGTAACAGAGGCGACCTGGTAGCTGTGGGGGACTCGCTGCAGCCGCAGACCCCGAGCAGGCACGAAAAGAGTCTGGGGCTGCTCACGACCAAGTTTGTGACTTTACTACAGGAGGCGAAGGATGGGGTGCTGGACCTAAAAGCT GCGGCAGACACCTTGGCTGTGCGTCAGAAACGGCGTATCTATGACATCACTAACGTGCTGGAAGGTATTGGACTGATAGAGAAGAAGTCCAAAAATAGTATTCAGTGGAA GGGTGTTGGTCCAGGGTGTAACACCAGAGAGATAGCTGATAAGCTGATTGATCTGAAGGCGGAGCTTGATGACCTGGCCCTTCGGGAACACGAGCTGGACCAGCAGAGAGTCTGGGTCCAGCAAAGCATCAAGAATGTGACGGATGACTCCAACAACAGCCC TATGGCCTATGTAAAACATGAAGATCTCTgtggggcatttaaag GTGACACTCTCCTCGCGATCCGTGCTCCAATAGGCACACAGCTAGAGGTGCCCATACCAGAATCT GTTCTCAATGGACAGCGAAAATACCAGATCCGTCTTAAAAGTACATCTGGTCCCATTGAAGTTTTATTGGTCAATAAAGACCCCTCCAGTGCCTCTCCCGTTGTTTTGCCCGTTCCTCCTCCAGATGACGTCCTACAGAACCTCCCAGCTCCAACACCTACCTCCCAGATGCCCACTGCCACCACACAG GTCCCTAAAACAGCTGTAGCTCCTCCCACAAAAACGGCTCCTGTCACATCGGCCCCTTCAGCCATCCAGACAGCAACGG AGGTGACAGCCACCACAGCACTCAGCCCAACAACCGAAACGCCCGCTGCAATTACTCAGCAGCTACAGTCGTCCGCCTCTTTGGACGGTCCCACGTCGTCTTCTGCCTCTGCAGGATTCGAACCAATGAAGTCAGGTCCATCTGAGT TGCTGGACTTCTCTGAAATGTTTGACCCAACAAAAG AGATCATGAGTGGTGACCTGCTAGAGGACTTGATGTCATCAGAAG TGTTCTCTCCTCTCCTTCGCCTGTCACCTCCACCCAGTGACCACGACTACATATACAACCTGGACGAGACAGAAGGTCTGTGCGACCTGTTTGACGTCCCGATTCTCAACCTCTGA